From a single Microbacterium murale genomic region:
- a CDS encoding lipopolysaccharide biosynthesis protein yields the protein MRERITRAFRKSLRSPSARHLLTLSSSNLIAQVITILGIPILSRVYGPTAFGFLAIYVSAATLVSLVATGRYEYAILLPKSRNNALALKSLARRLLWLVAILLEISMLVFLDSFAHFLDATEYKYWLLTLPLHVVLLGEISILSLWHTRHNGFSTLGRYRIIFSASTVVFQAVAGWLMLRDVRGLIIGLLVAQLIALVYLLSQQGISSIERKGISGQRVLVALRRYKKMPLLNAPTALLDGIRNTGINLVIGGQSQQALGQYSMAWRSVQAPVGLVGSALNQVYFQRMSHQDRGRLFSIVLSTTTRVALFTLPIFIVIFLLCPWFLPILLGESWADAGRYAQALVPWLFVNLVTSPIASVFVVTGTQGRQAIFGVAYTLAPILMLSMLRDDLLFAVWCTSILMAALLVGLLVLALFAARADDRRYLAGAANLKG from the coding sequence ATGCGTGAGCGCATCACCCGGGCTTTTCGCAAGTCGCTGAGGAGCCCATCTGCCAGGCATCTCCTGACGTTGAGCTCGAGCAACCTCATCGCCCAGGTCATCACTATCCTGGGGATCCCCATTCTTAGTCGCGTTTATGGTCCGACCGCCTTCGGGTTTCTGGCGATCTACGTATCGGCGGCGACGCTGGTGTCGCTCGTCGCCACTGGCCGATACGAGTATGCAATATTGCTCCCAAAGTCGCGGAACAATGCGCTCGCGCTGAAAAGTTTGGCACGACGTCTTCTCTGGCTCGTCGCAATCCTGCTCGAGATCAGCATGCTCGTCTTCCTTGATTCGTTTGCCCATTTTCTTGACGCTACAGAATACAAATACTGGCTACTGACGCTTCCGCTCCACGTTGTTTTGCTCGGTGAGATATCAATCCTCAGCTTGTGGCACACGCGCCATAACGGATTCTCGACGTTGGGTAGATACCGTATTATCTTCAGTGCTTCCACAGTTGTCTTCCAGGCTGTCGCTGGATGGCTGATGCTACGAGATGTTCGGGGGCTGATCATCGGACTACTCGTCGCGCAGCTCATCGCCCTCGTCTACCTTCTCTCGCAGCAGGGGATTAGTTCAATAGAACGCAAGGGGATAAGCGGACAACGGGTTCTAGTTGCATTGAGGCGTTACAAGAAGATGCCGCTACTGAACGCCCCGACGGCATTGCTCGATGGGATAAGGAACACGGGCATCAATCTAGTTATTGGCGGCCAATCTCAGCAGGCGCTCGGCCAGTACTCCATGGCTTGGCGTAGCGTACAGGCGCCAGTAGGTCTTGTCGGCTCAGCGCTCAACCAGGTGTATTTCCAAAGGATGTCGCATCAAGATCGAGGTCGGCTTTTCTCAATCGTTCTCTCAACGACTACTCGTGTGGCGCTTTTTACTCTTCCGATCTTCATCGTGATTTTTTTGCTATGCCCATGGTTTCTGCCTATTCTGCTCGGTGAGTCCTGGGCGGACGCGGGGCGTTATGCGCAGGCATTGGTGCCTTGGCTCTTCGTAAACTTGGTAACGTCCCCGATCGCGTCGGTATTCGTAGTCACAGGTACGCAGGGGCGACAGGCGATTTTCGGTGTGGCGTACACGCTTGCGCCGATTCTGATGTTGTCGATGCTACGTGACGATCTCCTTTTCGCAGTCTGGTGTACCAGCATTCTTATGGCGGCGTTGCTGGTTGGACTTCTCGTGCTTGCGCTCTTCGCAGCACGGGCCGATGATCGACGGTATCTTGCCGGTGCCGCAAACCTTAAGGGGTGA
- a CDS encoding MauE/DoxX family redox-associated membrane protein, with protein MITDPVEFILMFSTGFVALVLLISGAAKIANSADVLASMSALRVPVFARRRWIAAAVPAWEICLGLALLLAPGWMRVTAAVLAACTFVVFTLFIAGVLSRGEEVDCGCFGPLAINDRVTAWTIARNILLIMLSVAIAVTVSNGSSFVLEFFGADIVSLLAVALAWALVVAVLLLTALLHARRSQRDTIANEDSLPLSAVAEVGVRIPDAELVSSENVTIPLHALGSGSPVLLVFLSAECSSCAVIARRLDEWQKAIRPVTLRVATSSRPDVLRERMPDALPFAYFGSLSAKRALGVQGSAAAVLLGGSTHPLVASPVVRGEAEIDALVNGILDAQSASTAS; from the coding sequence GTGATAACGGATCCCGTCGAGTTCATTCTCATGTTCTCGACGGGATTCGTTGCTTTGGTGCTCCTGATCTCGGGAGCCGCAAAGATCGCGAACTCTGCGGATGTTCTCGCCAGCATGTCTGCACTGAGGGTGCCCGTTTTCGCACGGCGACGTTGGATTGCCGCGGCTGTACCTGCATGGGAGATCTGCCTCGGTCTTGCGTTACTCCTCGCCCCTGGCTGGATGCGAGTTACGGCTGCCGTCCTTGCGGCGTGCACATTCGTCGTGTTCACACTGTTCATTGCTGGCGTCCTCTCTCGCGGCGAAGAGGTCGACTGCGGGTGCTTCGGCCCTCTGGCCATAAACGACCGTGTCACAGCATGGACGATAGCTCGGAACATCCTGTTGATCATGCTGTCGGTAGCAATCGCAGTGACCGTCAGTAACGGATCTTCATTCGTTCTTGAGTTCTTTGGTGCGGACATTGTTTCGCTCCTCGCTGTCGCCCTAGCATGGGCGCTCGTAGTCGCTGTCCTGCTGCTGACGGCGCTGTTGCATGCGCGACGCTCCCAGCGCGACACAATAGCCAATGAGGATTCCCTCCCCCTGTCTGCTGTCGCTGAGGTCGGTGTCCGGATTCCCGACGCCGAGCTGGTGAGCTCAGAGAACGTCACAATTCCGCTCCATGCTCTGGGATCCGGCTCGCCGGTATTGCTCGTCTTCCTATCTGCTGAATGCAGTAGCTGCGCCGTCATTGCCCGACGGCTCGATGAATGGCAGAAAGCGATTCGACCTGTCACCTTGCGCGTCGCGACGTCGTCGCGGCCCGATGTCCTCAGAGAGCGGATGCCAGACGCGCTGCCGTTCGCGTACTTTGGGTCGCTTTCCGCCAAGCGCGCGCTCGGCGTTCAAGGTTCGGCTGCAGCAGTTCTGCTTGGTGGTTCAACCCACCCTCTAGTTGCGTCACCAGTCGTTCGCGGTGAGGCAGAGATCGACGCGCTGGTTAATGGCATCTTGGACGCGCAATCCGCATCGACTGCTTCCTGA
- a CDS encoding AraC family transcriptional regulator, with translation MSLWSIWGDAAEFIVHPDPEEHHLSFVFVETGTFTSRYADEPWLAFEAGLIVAPHGIARQVRFNESWRVLIAQMPRAALTAFVPQLPNAVSAFPDRRLLDQAMKSFLTEVIDRNESTSAIERYAIEQLVMEMGGAVLLDRLGTGGVHGSPRAVLRDRALAVIAQQGADLSLTPSRVAHDVSSSLRHLQSIFAEAGTTVAGEIRRQRARLARSLLTDSRYDVLTVEQVAQRSGFGNAMSLRRALHDVYRASPRTLRSGRGQ, from the coding sequence GTGTCCCTCTGGTCGATCTGGGGCGACGCGGCAGAGTTCATCGTGCATCCGGACCCGGAAGAGCACCATCTCTCGTTCGTCTTCGTCGAAACCGGTACTTTCACTTCACGATATGCAGACGAACCTTGGCTGGCTTTCGAGGCTGGTTTGATCGTCGCACCGCACGGCATCGCTCGCCAAGTGAGGTTCAACGAGTCGTGGCGGGTTCTCATCGCGCAGATGCCACGCGCAGCCCTCACAGCATTCGTACCGCAACTGCCCAACGCGGTGAGTGCTTTTCCGGACCGCAGGCTGCTTGATCAGGCCATGAAGTCGTTCCTCACCGAAGTGATCGATCGAAATGAGTCGACTTCAGCCATCGAGCGATACGCGATCGAACAGCTCGTCATGGAGATGGGCGGAGCTGTGCTGCTCGATCGCCTCGGCACAGGTGGAGTGCATGGGAGCCCGCGCGCTGTGCTTCGGGATCGTGCCCTCGCCGTGATAGCCCAGCAGGGTGCTGACCTCAGCTTGACTCCCAGTCGCGTCGCGCACGACGTCTCGTCATCTCTGCGCCATCTGCAGTCGATCTTCGCCGAGGCCGGAACGACCGTCGCCGGCGAGATACGCCGGCAGCGCGCTCGCCTCGCACGGTCGCTGCTGACGGACAGCCGTTACGACGTGTTGACGGTGGAGCAGGTGGCGCAGCGGTCGGGCTTCGGGAATGCGATGAGCCTCCGCCGTGCACTCCACGACGTCTACCGCGCGAGCCCGAGAACGCTGCGATCGGGGCGCGGACAATGA
- a CDS encoding polysaccharide biosynthesis tyrosine autokinase produces MELSDYIRILRAHWVVIIIATIVGASAAFGWSALQPRVYSADTTGIVTSTSGDGSSGSALVGNQLAQSRVKSYLNLGSWRAVAEHAIDDLDLDATPEALVSRVTVTNPVDTTALMVTAKGPTPASAQQLAEAWMRGMAIEIEKLEGGTDTAPAAVTLIVGDSARLPTSPSSPNTRLNIVIGAIAGLALGLIYAFIRHTVDRRVRHPRDIERETGVSVIGTLPLEKTMSEGRQVIDFSLDAQHGVSHHTVESMRELRTNLQFIDVDNPPRVIVVTSSVPGDGKSTVAVNLASSLAAAGQWAMLIDCDLRRPVVADIFGISNDVGLTDILAGRAELNDVAHRPDKNTPLVVIGAGRIPPNPSELLGSARMREFVTELSKTAVVILDSPPVLPVTDAAVLAASADGVIIVVSSGKTTFDMLQRAISSITRTTGRVLGVVLNKVPRKGAESAYYGREYYGAYERYGRDEPSTEDATLPEPGVRRRSAS; encoded by the coding sequence GTGGAACTGAGCGACTACATCCGCATTCTGCGCGCGCACTGGGTCGTGATCATCATCGCGACGATCGTCGGCGCCAGTGCGGCCTTCGGCTGGAGCGCACTTCAGCCGCGCGTCTATTCGGCGGACACGACTGGAATCGTCACCTCGACGTCGGGTGATGGCTCGAGCGGCAGCGCACTGGTCGGCAACCAACTGGCTCAGAGCCGGGTCAAGTCGTACCTCAACCTTGGCTCGTGGCGCGCGGTCGCCGAGCACGCCATCGATGATCTCGATCTGGATGCGACACCAGAGGCCCTCGTCTCTCGCGTCACCGTGACGAATCCCGTCGACACCACGGCGTTGATGGTCACGGCCAAAGGTCCCACTCCGGCATCCGCTCAGCAGCTCGCCGAGGCATGGATGCGGGGCATGGCGATCGAGATCGAGAAGCTCGAGGGCGGCACAGATACTGCTCCCGCAGCGGTAACCCTGATCGTCGGTGACTCCGCCCGGCTCCCCACCTCCCCGTCGTCTCCCAATACCCGCCTCAACATCGTCATCGGCGCGATCGCCGGGTTGGCGCTGGGACTCATCTACGCCTTCATACGGCACACCGTTGACCGCCGTGTGCGCCACCCTCGTGACATCGAGCGCGAAACGGGGGTGTCAGTGATCGGCACGCTCCCACTCGAGAAGACGATGTCGGAGGGTCGCCAGGTGATCGATTTTTCTCTCGACGCGCAGCACGGCGTCTCACACCACACCGTGGAATCGATGCGCGAGCTGCGCACCAATCTGCAGTTCATCGACGTCGACAACCCCCCGCGCGTCATCGTCGTGACGAGTTCCGTTCCCGGAGACGGGAAGTCCACCGTCGCTGTGAACCTCGCCTCAAGCCTTGCAGCCGCCGGGCAGTGGGCAATGCTCATCGACTGCGACCTTCGACGCCCCGTCGTCGCCGACATCTTCGGCATATCAAATGACGTCGGGCTGACCGACATCTTGGCAGGGCGGGCAGAGCTCAATGATGTCGCGCACCGGCCAGACAAGAACACACCGCTCGTCGTCATCGGCGCGGGCCGTATTCCACCGAACCCCAGTGAGTTGCTGGGGTCCGCCCGAATGCGCGAGTTCGTCACGGAGCTCAGCAAGACGGCTGTCGTCATCCTCGACTCGCCACCGGTACTTCCGGTCACGGACGCCGCCGTGCTCGCCGCGAGCGCGGATGGTGTGATCATCGTCGTCTCGTCCGGCAAGACGACGTTCGACATGCTTCAGCGCGCCATCAGCAGCATCACTCGAACGACAGGTCGGGTGCTCGGCGTCGTGCTGAACAAGGTGCCCCGCAAGGGCGCCGAGTCGGCCTACTACGGCCGTGAGTACTACGGTGCGTACGAGCGCTACGGCAGGGATGAGCCGAGCACGGAAGATGCGACGCTCCCCGAGCCAGGGGTGCGTCGCCGCAGTGCGTCGTAG
- the wecB gene encoding non-hydrolyzing UDP-N-acetylglucosamine 2-epimerase, with translation MKILSVVGARPQFVKLAPIHQAARAAGVEHVIVHTGQHYDPMLSDVFFEDLGIGVPDVHLGVGSGSHGVQTGAMLAALDGVLDEHRPDWVLVYGDTNSTVAATLSAVKMHIPVAHLEAGLRSFNRRMPEEHNRVMTDHAADLLLAPTQVAVDHLASEGLSARTVLVGDVMTDVLFEVRDQLSGAKSALVDELGLTPGDYYVATIHRADNTDDPERLAEVAAGLAALDKAVILLAHPRVVAKAASHGIELTQGSLVAHAPLAYPDLIAAALSSAGIVTDSGGLQKEAFLLGVPCTTVRTETEWVETIELGWNVLANTAGEIATAVTRDRPTNTDATPYGDGHAAERVIAVLARAF, from the coding sequence GTGAAGATTCTCAGCGTCGTGGGTGCGCGTCCTCAGTTCGTGAAGCTTGCGCCGATTCATCAGGCGGCGAGGGCCGCCGGTGTAGAGCACGTGATAGTGCATACGGGGCAGCATTACGACCCGATGTTGTCTGATGTGTTCTTCGAGGATCTGGGTATAGGCGTGCCGGACGTGCATCTGGGAGTCGGTAGTGGCTCGCACGGGGTGCAGACGGGAGCAATGCTCGCGGCTTTGGACGGGGTGCTCGATGAGCACCGTCCTGATTGGGTTCTGGTCTACGGGGACACGAACTCGACGGTCGCGGCGACATTGAGTGCGGTGAAGATGCACATTCCCGTCGCGCATCTGGAGGCAGGGTTGCGCAGCTTCAATCGGCGGATGCCGGAAGAACACAACCGAGTGATGACTGATCACGCTGCTGACCTTCTGCTCGCTCCGACACAGGTCGCAGTCGATCACTTGGCCAGTGAGGGGCTGTCCGCGCGGACCGTGCTGGTGGGCGATGTGATGACGGATGTGCTTTTCGAGGTGCGCGATCAGCTCTCGGGTGCGAAATCGGCGTTGGTGGATGAGCTGGGGTTGACGCCGGGCGATTACTACGTGGCGACGATCCATCGAGCGGACAACACAGATGATCCCGAGCGGTTGGCGGAGGTCGCGGCTGGTCTCGCCGCGTTGGATAAGGCAGTGATTCTTCTTGCTCATCCGCGGGTGGTCGCGAAGGCGGCGTCTCATGGGATCGAGCTGACGCAGGGATCCTTGGTGGCGCATGCGCCGTTGGCGTATCCCGACTTGATAGCGGCGGCGTTGTCATCGGCAGGGATCGTGACCGATTCGGGTGGGTTGCAGAAAGAGGCGTTTCTGCTCGGAGTACCGTGCACCACGGTGCGGACGGAGACGGAGTGGGTCGAAACGATCGAACTTGGTTGGAATGTACTTGCGAACACTGCAGGAGAGATCGCTACGGCCGTGACTCGTGATCGCCCGACAAATACGGATGCCACACCATACGGTGACGGGCACGCCGCCGAACGCGTCATAGCCGTACTCGCCAGAGCCTTCTGA
- a CDS encoding nucleotide sugar dehydrogenase encodes MRIAVVALGKIGLPLAVQFADSGHEVIGVDVNQAAVNTINEGLEPFPGEAHLQEKLSELIPAGRLRATSDYADAIPGADAVVLVAPVFVNDETWEPDFRYMDAATRSLAEHLTPGTLVSYETTLPVGTTRNRWKPMLEEGSGLVEGKDFHLAYSPERVLTGRVFADLRKYPKLIGALSDEGNRLARAFYEAVLQFDERPDLPRPNGVWDLGTTEASEMAKLAETTYRDVNIGLANQFGLFAAANGIDVYKVIEACNSQPYSHIHRPGIAVGGHCIPVYPRLYLSTDPDADIVRVARQLNASMPERLVAQAEGILGDLTGLKAVVLGAAYRGGVKETAFSGVFPTVQALTQRGADVVVHDPIYTDDELRALGFEPYALGGDVDVAVLQTDHAEYRDLGPERLPGVKLLVDGRNATDPARWVGTPRIVVGTAA; translated from the coding sequence ATGCGCATAGCTGTTGTCGCCCTCGGAAAGATCGGGCTTCCTCTCGCCGTCCAGTTCGCCGACTCCGGTCATGAAGTCATCGGTGTGGACGTGAACCAGGCTGCCGTGAACACCATCAACGAAGGCCTCGAGCCGTTCCCCGGTGAGGCGCACCTCCAGGAGAAGCTGTCAGAACTCATTCCTGCGGGTCGGCTGCGTGCGACCTCTGATTATGCGGATGCGATCCCGGGGGCTGATGCGGTGGTGTTGGTTGCGCCGGTGTTTGTGAATGATGAGACGTGGGAGCCGGATTTCAGGTACATGGATGCGGCGACGAGGTCGTTGGCGGAGCATCTGACGCCGGGGACGCTGGTGTCGTATGAGACGACTTTGCCGGTGGGGACTACTCGTAATCGGTGGAAGCCGATGCTGGAGGAGGGTTCCGGTCTCGTGGAGGGTAAGGACTTCCATTTGGCGTATTCGCCGGAGCGGGTGCTGACTGGTCGTGTGTTCGCGGATCTGCGGAAGTATCCCAAGTTGATCGGTGCGCTCTCTGATGAGGGCAACCGGTTGGCGCGGGCGTTTTATGAGGCGGTGTTGCAGTTCGATGAGCGTCCGGATCTTCCGCGTCCGAATGGGGTGTGGGATCTGGGCACGACGGAGGCGTCGGAGATGGCGAAGCTTGCTGAGACGACGTACCGGGATGTGAACATCGGTTTGGCGAATCAGTTCGGGTTGTTCGCGGCGGCGAACGGGATCGATGTGTACAAGGTGATCGAGGCGTGCAACTCGCAGCCGTACAGTCACATTCACCGTCCAGGTATCGCGGTGGGTGGGCATTGCATCCCGGTGTATCCGCGGTTGTATCTGTCCACGGACCCTGATGCGGACATCGTGCGTGTCGCCCGGCAGTTGAATGCGTCGATGCCGGAGCGCCTGGTCGCTCAGGCGGAGGGCATTCTCGGGGACCTTACGGGGCTGAAGGCGGTTGTGTTGGGGGCGGCGTATCGGGGTGGTGTGAAGGAGACCGCGTTCTCGGGTGTCTTCCCGACCGTGCAGGCACTCACGCAGCGGGGCGCGGATGTTGTCGTGCACGACCCGATCTATACCGACGACGAGCTGCGTGCGCTCGGCTTCGAACCCTATGCGCTCGGTGGTGATGTCGACGTGGCTGTTCTGCAGACCGACCACGCCGAATACCGTGACCTCGGACCCGAACGCCTTCCCGGCGTGAAGCTCCTCGTCGACGGCCGCAATGCCACCGATCCCGCCCGCTGGGTCGGAACACCCCGCATCGTCGTCGGAACGGCAGCCTGA
- a CDS encoding Gfo/Idh/MocA family protein, with protein sequence MANLRAGLLGVGMMGRHHARVLRELEGVDLVAIADPGGDPHGVAGNLPILPDIDALIDTGIDLAVVAVPTAFHENAALRLAEAGVHTLVEKPIAHTLEAGQRMVDAFAAKGLIGAVGHIERFNPALQEMRRRIEADELGAIYQVVTRRQGTFPARIADVGVAKDLASHDVDLTAWVVQSDYDHVYAQTAFKSGREHEDMITIMGRTTSGVIVNNIVNWLSPMKERLTVVTGEKGAFVADTSVGDLTFYANGTIASEWASVSSFRGVSEGDITRYSFAKREPLRIEHEAFRDAVLGKQTDVVTMAQGQRTLVVVEAALDAARTGVAVNLGSN encoded by the coding sequence ATGGCCAATCTGCGTGCGGGCCTGCTCGGCGTCGGCATGATGGGCCGACACCACGCGCGTGTTCTTCGCGAACTCGAAGGCGTCGATCTCGTTGCCATCGCCGACCCTGGTGGTGATCCCCACGGTGTCGCGGGAAATCTGCCGATTCTTCCTGACATCGATGCGCTCATCGACACCGGCATCGATTTGGCTGTTGTCGCCGTCCCCACGGCGTTCCACGAGAATGCTGCGCTCCGACTCGCTGAAGCGGGCGTTCACACACTCGTCGAGAAACCGATCGCGCACACGCTCGAGGCCGGTCAGCGAATGGTCGACGCGTTCGCAGCCAAAGGCCTCATCGGAGCTGTCGGACATATCGAGCGTTTCAATCCCGCCCTGCAGGAGATGCGCCGTCGCATCGAAGCCGATGAGCTGGGCGCTATCTACCAGGTCGTGACACGTCGCCAGGGCACTTTCCCTGCTCGTATCGCCGACGTCGGTGTGGCGAAAGACCTCGCGTCTCACGACGTGGATCTGACCGCGTGGGTCGTGCAGAGCGACTACGACCATGTGTACGCGCAGACCGCGTTCAAGAGCGGACGCGAGCACGAAGACATGATCACGATCATGGGACGCACCACGTCGGGCGTGATCGTGAACAACATCGTGAACTGGCTCTCACCGATGAAGGAGCGTCTCACCGTCGTCACGGGGGAGAAGGGCGCCTTCGTCGCAGACACCTCGGTCGGCGACCTGACCTTCTATGCCAACGGCACCATCGCGTCGGAATGGGCTTCTGTATCGAGCTTCCGCGGGGTCTCCGAGGGCGACATAACCCGCTACTCGTTCGCGAAGCGTGAGCCGCTCCGCATCGAACACGAGGCGTTCCGCGACGCTGTGCTCGGAAAGCAGACCGACGTCGTGACGATGGCTCAAGGGCAGCGCACGCTCGTCGTGGTCGAGGCGGCGCTGGATGCTGCGCGTACCGGTGTCGCCGTGAATCTCGGGTCGAACTGA
- a CDS encoding DegT/DnrJ/EryC1/StrS family aminotransferase, giving the protein MSEFISPAKPIIGDEEREAVDRVMRSGMVAQGPEVAAFEEEFSAHFVPGRPSVAVNSGTAGLHLGLLAAGVGAGDEVIVPSFTFAATGNSVALTGATPVFVDIEPETFSLDPEAVAAAIGPKTKGILPVHLYGHPARMRELEVLAAARGVALYEDAAQAHGAALDGRPVGSFGEFAMFSLYPTKNMTSGEGGMVTAANEQIARRLRLLRNQGMERQYENEIIGFNARMTDIHAAIGRVQLTKVDAWTKTRQANAAFLDANLQGVVTPPVAEGAVHVYHQYTIRVPEDRDGFVAALKSEHSVGAGVYYPIPNHRLPSLAPYAPGLDLPETERAAREVASLPVHPSLSQDDLERIVTAVNTVAGAGA; this is encoded by the coding sequence GTGAGCGAGTTCATTTCTCCGGCGAAGCCGATCATTGGTGATGAGGAGCGGGAGGCGGTTGATCGTGTCATGCGCAGCGGCATGGTCGCGCAGGGGCCGGAGGTGGCGGCGTTCGAGGAGGAGTTCTCGGCGCATTTCGTGCCGGGTCGTCCCTCTGTCGCGGTGAACTCCGGGACGGCGGGCCTGCACCTTGGCCTGTTGGCCGCGGGTGTCGGTGCGGGGGATGAGGTCATCGTGCCGTCGTTCACGTTCGCGGCGACGGGGAACTCGGTCGCGTTGACGGGGGCGACGCCGGTGTTCGTGGATATTGAGCCGGAGACGTTCAGCCTGGACCCGGAGGCGGTTGCTGCGGCGATCGGCCCGAAGACGAAGGGCATACTTCCGGTGCACCTGTATGGGCACCCGGCCAGGATGCGGGAGCTGGAAGTGTTGGCGGCGGCACGGGGTGTGGCGTTGTATGAGGACGCGGCGCAGGCGCATGGTGCGGCGTTGGATGGTCGCCCGGTGGGTTCGTTCGGTGAGTTCGCGATGTTCAGCCTGTATCCGACGAAGAACATGACCAGTGGTGAGGGTGGCATGGTCACCGCGGCGAACGAACAGATCGCCCGCCGGCTGCGGTTGCTGCGTAATCAGGGTATGGAGCGGCAGTACGAGAACGAGATCATCGGCTTCAACGCGCGTATGACGGATATTCATGCGGCGATCGGTCGGGTGCAGTTGACGAAGGTCGATGCGTGGACGAAGACGCGTCAGGCGAATGCGGCGTTCCTGGATGCGAACCTGCAAGGCGTGGTGACCCCACCGGTCGCGGAGGGTGCGGTGCATGTGTATCACCAGTACACGATCCGTGTTCCGGAGGATCGGGACGGGTTCGTGGCTGCGTTGAAGAGCGAGCACAGTGTGGGTGCGGGTGTGTATTACCCAATCCCGAACCACCGTCTGCCCTCGCTGGCACCATACGCGCCGGGCCTGGATCTACCCGAGACGGAGCGTGCGGCCCGCGAGGTCGCCTCGCTCCCGGTGCACCCGTCCCTGTCCCAGGACGATCTCGAACGCATCGTCACCGCCGTCAACACCGTAGCCGGAGCAGGCGCCTGA
- a CDS encoding arsenate reductase/protein-tyrosine-phosphatase family protein, with amino-acid sequence MISQPPSEPPAGISRREWRRRTAGASTPASTPSSGPLPGLFASTESAAARPQNARPTILTVCTGNICRSPMAEILLRRSLEPLGVHVHSAGTHALVDHAMPEPAQQMAIALGADAGIVDAHRGRYLVEPMLQDADLILTMSREHRSRAVQMMPRSLRRVFTIREFARLASTLSTEDARAAADAAGSDPRERLRAVALAVADQRGLSEPIADEDDVIDPYRRSREIYEQSAAELTPAIAEVERIVGAALG; translated from the coding sequence GTGATTTCGCAACCTCCCAGTGAGCCTCCCGCAGGCATCAGCCGCCGTGAATGGCGCCGACGTACCGCGGGAGCTTCGACGCCGGCGAGCACGCCGTCGTCCGGCCCGCTGCCCGGGCTCTTCGCGTCGACCGAGAGCGCAGCTGCCCGCCCCCAGAACGCTCGCCCGACCATCCTGACCGTCTGCACCGGCAACATCTGCAGGTCGCCGATGGCGGAGATCCTGCTGCGGCGCAGTCTCGAGCCGCTCGGCGTGCACGTGCACAGCGCGGGGACCCACGCGCTGGTGGATCATGCGATGCCCGAGCCCGCTCAGCAGATGGCGATTGCGCTGGGCGCCGACGCAGGAATCGTGGATGCCCACCGCGGGCGTTATCTGGTCGAGCCCATGCTGCAAGACGCCGATCTGATTCTGACGATGAGCCGTGAACACCGCTCGCGTGCGGTGCAGATGATGCCGCGCAGCCTGCGCAGGGTGTTCACGATTCGCGAATTCGCTCGACTGGCGTCGACTCTCAGCACCGAAGATGCGCGCGCCGCAGCGGATGCCGCAGGCAGTGACCCTCGCGAACGCCTGCGCGCCGTCGCTCTCGCGGTCGCCGACCAGCGTGGCCTGTCGGAACCGATCGCTGACGAAGACGATGTGATCGACCCGTACCGGCGTTCACGCGAAATCTACGAGCAGTCGGCTGCGGAGCTGACTCCCGCGATCGCAGAGGTGGAGCGGATCGTCGGAGCAGCGCTCGGCTGA